TGCTGCTAGCTTGACCTCCCAGATGATGTCTGAGACTTGGATTACGTCTGCCGGTAGCGTGCCATCGTTGAGGCAAAGGGTGATTTGTCCGACTAATTCCTCAATTGCGTCCTTACCGCGCAAAATGCCTGTCACCAGGTTTGATTCTAAAACGATCTCGCCGTTCCTAGCTTTATCCAGAACCGACTCGAGCTCGTGAGCAAGCTTTTGCAGGGGCACCAAATGAAGAAATCCCGCTACGCCCTTTAGGGTATGAAAGGAACGGAACAGGGAGTTAAGGCTTTCGCGGTCATCGGGATTTTTCTCTATCGTAAGCAGGGACTCCTCAATCTGCTCGAGATGATCGACGGCTTCGCTTTGAAATTCCTGGAGGAGTTCCAGGTCTTCTTCTGGATGAGTTCGAGTAGAATATCTACCTCGTCGGCGAGTTTCTTTAGTTCATTTGCATCTTCTACAGAGGGGGTCGCACTTGGACTAACTTCTTCGGAATTGGGTTCAGGAGCGACAGAGCTTTCAAAAGGAAACGGTTCTGCGCCGGAATTCACCTGCGAAATCGCAATCTGGGCCCAATTTATGAAATCTTGGACCTGCTGGAGAGTCGGCGCATCCCAGGTCGTTTCAACGTCAAGTCTCTGGTCGACGGTCTGGTGGACCATTTTGGCAGCTTCGAGAAACGGACTGCTGTCTGCGACTTCAGCTAGCTCGCCTACCATGCAAAACGAAGGTATCAATCCCGCATCGCTCTCGGCCTGGGCGTGGACGATTTCGGTGGCTATTTGGTTAACGAGGTCGACGACCGTATTGAGTGTATCTGTGTTGATTGGCATGAGCTGGTGGTCCGACAAACAGGATCTGAGATTACGGAATCAAAGCCGGAGGCACCCTACCGCCCTCGAATCTATTTCTAAGCTTTCTCGGCTCAATCAGTCATTGGCTATAATGGGCAATGGTGGCTGGTATGGCCCGTGCTCGATTCTTTCGGTCATTGCGACCCAACCAACCACAACTGATTAAAAAGATGCTTCCAAATAATATTCAGAACTTAACCCGTGCGGCTACTCTCGCCGTAGCGCTGTCCCTTGGGATAGCAGGTACGACACATGCCCAGGAATATGTCCCAACTCTCCCAGATAGCCCTATTCGTCTGAGCAGTAATGAAAACCACTTCGGCTTCTCTCCCAAGGCAATCGAGGCCATGAAAGAGGCACTCGACAACGGTAGTTTCTATAACCGTAACAACGTCAACGACCTCGAAGCCCTACTTGCTGAAATGGAAGGCGTGCCCGAAGACTACATTATCACGACGCCTGGTTCTGGCCCGATCCTCATCATGACTGCTTTGGCTTATGCTGAGAAAGGGAAAAATGTCGTCACGACAGAGATGGGATATACCCAACTTGTTCGTAGATTTGCAGCTAAAGGTGGGGATGTGAAATTTGCCCCACTTGGGGAGGACATGGGTTATGATCTCGATGCCCTGCGCGCGGAGATCGATGGCGACACGGCTATTGTATACATCTGCAATCCGAACAACCCGACTGGAGTGATGATCGATCCCAATGAGCTGCGCCAGTTCATCATGACGGTGCCACAAGATATCCTCGTTTTCATTGATGAGGCCTACTTAGAATTGTCCAGCGGCACGCTGAAAAGTAATACCATGATTCCGCTGACAAAGATTCGGAAGAATCTCATCGTCTGCCGTACGTTCTCAAAAGGCTATGGCATGGCAGGTCACCGCATCGGTTTTGGCGCCGCCCATCCGGATGTGCTTTCCAAGCTCCAGATGTATTCGTATGGAGGACTTTCATATCTCTCGGCGATCGGCGCGATCGAGGCACTAAAGGACTCAGAATACTTCCAGAGCAATATCGACAATTACAAGACGATTCGTGCCTACACAGCTGCGAAGTTGGACGCGATGGGCATCGAATATGCCGATCCGCAGGGTGCATTCATCTATTTTAAGGCGGGCGTCCCTAACGCTTTGGTGCGTGAGGCAATGCTGGCTGCGGGTGTTGCCGTGACGACCTCGCGTGAGTCGGGTGTCGAGCCTGGCACCTTCGACCTTTGGACACGCGTATCGATTGGCA
The Opitutales bacterium DNA segment above includes these coding regions:
- a CDS encoding histidinol-phosphate aminotransferase family protein; translated protein: MLPNNIQNLTRAATLAVALSLGIAGTTHAQEYVPTLPDSPIRLSSNENHFGFSPKAIEAMKEALDNGSFYNRNNVNDLEALLAEMEGVPEDYIITTPGSGPILIMTALAYAEKGKNVVTTEMGYTQLVRRFAAKGGDVKFAPLGEDMGYDLDALRAEIDGDTAIVYICNPNNPTGVMIDPNELRQFIMTVPQDILVFIDEAYLELSSGTLKSNTMIPLTKIRKNLIVCRTFSKGYGMAGHRIGFGAAHPDVLSKLQMYSYGGLSYLSAIGAIEALKDSEYFQSNIDNYKTIRAYTAAKLDAMGIEYADPQGAFIYFKAGVPNALVREAMLAAGVAVTTSRESGVEPGTFDLWTRVSIGKKEHMDQFLEVLAKLIGKEFEATDLSI